A window of Longimicrobium sp. contains these coding sequences:
- a CDS encoding glycosyltransferase family 2 protein translates to MGAGNVRLSVAMCTYNGAAYLARQLESIAGQTRPPDELVVCDDASTDRTAEIVRGFAAGAPFPVRLTVNERNLGTVGNFEQAIRLCRGEVIALADQDDVWLPEKLARSEAALAADPEAGLVFTDALVVDEELKPLGYRLWEPCFGRSAQRRVRRGRALAMLCSNNFVTGATLAFRARYRDLVLPIPTGTRWIHDGWIAALIAAVARLAFIDEPLMLYRRHAAQQVGAPPPGQSRDSLAERIADARRAQAEHFLALARSTEPLRERLLARGHLYPTGAALARLEERTRNLQARAALPSSRARRVPRVARELFSLRYHRYASGFLSAARDLLV, encoded by the coding sequence ATGGGCGCAGGGAACGTCCGGCTCTCGGTGGCGATGTGCACGTACAACGGCGCCGCCTACCTGGCCCGGCAGCTGGAGAGCATCGCCGGGCAGACGCGCCCGCCCGACGAGCTGGTGGTGTGCGACGACGCCTCGACCGACCGCACCGCGGAGATCGTGCGGGGCTTCGCGGCCGGCGCCCCCTTCCCGGTGCGCCTCACGGTCAACGAGCGCAACCTGGGCACGGTCGGGAACTTCGAGCAGGCGATCCGCCTCTGCCGGGGCGAGGTGATCGCGCTGGCCGACCAGGACGACGTGTGGCTCCCGGAGAAGCTGGCGCGGAGCGAGGCGGCGCTCGCGGCCGACCCGGAAGCCGGGCTGGTGTTCACCGACGCGCTGGTGGTCGACGAGGAGCTGAAGCCCCTGGGGTACCGGCTCTGGGAGCCGTGCTTCGGTCGCTCGGCGCAGCGGCGGGTGCGGCGCGGCCGCGCGCTCGCGATGCTGTGCTCCAACAACTTCGTGACCGGCGCCACCCTGGCCTTCCGCGCGCGCTACCGCGACCTGGTGCTCCCGATCCCGACGGGCACCCGGTGGATCCACGACGGGTGGATCGCGGCGCTGATCGCGGCGGTGGCCCGGCTGGCCTTCATCGACGAGCCGCTGATGCTCTACCGGCGCCACGCGGCGCAGCAGGTGGGGGCGCCGCCGCCCGGGCAGAGCCGGGACTCGCTCGCCGAGCGGATCGCCGACGCCCGGCGCGCGCAGGCGGAGCACTTCCTGGCGCTGGCGCGGAGCACCGAGCCGCTGCGCGAGCGGCTGCTCGCGCGCGGCCACCTCTACCCGACCGGCGCGGCCCTGGCCCGCCTGGAGGAGCGGACGCGGAACCTCCAGGCGCGGGCGGCGCTGCCGTCCTCGCGCGCGCGGCGCGTGCCGCGGGTGGCCCGGGAGCTCTTCTCGCTCCGCTATCACCGCTATGCCAGCGGCTTCCTCAGTGCGGCCCGGGACCTGCTCGTCTGA
- a CDS encoding glycosyltransferase family 4 protein → MRIAVWHNLPSGGGKRALFDHVRGLVRRGHRVEGWTLDTADPEYLPLGELVPEHVVPLEHRPFRLPGTLGAVAARWPDLRRRMAAMERACRRTAEEIHAGGFDVLLAGPCRLFGMPFLVRHLRVPSVVYLQEPNRYLYEAGLLGEAPLPWIGTARGGVVREKRLGRFLADAVQWQVLRSMAREEWLNARACTALLVNSYYSREAVARSYGVDARVCPLGVDTERFRHLGLERGRFVAGLGSFDRIKGVDLAVRALALLPEPRPPLVWIANSGDGAYREETARLAEELGVRLEVRMRVPEAELVETLNRAALLLYTSRLEPFGYAPLEANACGAPVVAAAEAGVRETVRDGVNGLLVEREPAALAAAVRRLLDDPCLARRLGEQGERHVREEWSLERAIDRIEAELRSAAARPGAPAGVE, encoded by the coding sequence ATGCGCATCGCGGTGTGGCACAACCTGCCCAGCGGCGGCGGCAAGCGCGCGCTTTTCGACCACGTGCGGGGGCTCGTCCGGCGCGGGCACCGGGTGGAGGGCTGGACGCTGGACACGGCCGACCCGGAGTACCTCCCGCTCGGCGAGCTGGTCCCCGAGCACGTGGTGCCGCTGGAGCACCGGCCGTTCCGGCTCCCGGGGACGCTGGGCGCCGTGGCGGCGCGCTGGCCCGACCTGCGGCGGCGGATGGCGGCCATGGAGCGCGCCTGCCGGCGCACGGCCGAAGAGATCCACGCCGGGGGCTTCGACGTGCTGCTGGCGGGCCCGTGCCGGCTCTTCGGGATGCCGTTCCTCGTCCGCCACCTCCGCGTCCCCTCGGTGGTGTACCTGCAGGAGCCCAACCGCTACCTGTACGAGGCCGGGCTCCTGGGCGAGGCGCCGCTCCCCTGGATCGGGACGGCGCGCGGGGGGGTGGTGCGGGAGAAGCGCCTCGGCCGTTTCCTGGCCGACGCGGTGCAGTGGCAGGTGCTGCGCTCGATGGCCCGCGAGGAGTGGCTGAACGCGCGGGCGTGCACCGCGCTGCTGGTGAACTCGTACTACAGCCGCGAGGCGGTGGCGCGCAGCTACGGGGTGGACGCCCGGGTGTGCCCCCTGGGCGTCGACACGGAGCGCTTCCGCCATTTGGGGCTGGAGCGCGGCCGCTTCGTGGCGGGGCTCGGCTCGTTCGACCGCATCAAGGGGGTGGACCTGGCGGTGCGCGCGCTGGCGCTCCTCCCCGAGCCGCGGCCCCCGCTGGTGTGGATCGCCAACTCCGGCGACGGCGCCTACCGCGAGGAGACGGCGCGCCTGGCGGAAGAGCTCGGCGTGCGCCTGGAGGTGCGCATGCGGGTGCCCGAGGCCGAGCTGGTGGAGACGCTGAACCGGGCCGCGCTGCTCCTCTACACGTCGCGCCTGGAGCCGTTCGGGTACGCCCCGCTGGAGGCGAACGCCTGCGGCGCGCCGGTGGTGGCGGCCGCCGAGGCGGGGGTGCGCGAGACGGTCCGCGACGGGGTGAACGGGCTCTTGGTGGAGCGCGAGCCGGCGGCGCTCGCGGCGGCCGTCCGCCGGCTCCTGGACGACCCCTGCCTGGCGCGCCGGCTGGGGGAGCAGGGGGAGCGCCACGTGCGCGAGGAGTGGAGCCTGGAGCGCGCCATCGACCGCATCGAGGCGGAGCTGCGCTCGGCCGCGGCCCGGCCGGGCGCGCCCGCGGGGGTGGAGTGA